The following proteins are co-located in the Actinomycetota bacterium genome:
- the purS gene encoding phosphoribosylformylglycinamidine synthase subunit PurS, with amino-acid sequence MPRVAIDVMLKPEILDPQGRAVERALPGLGYGGVSRVRVGKHLELDVDAADDELPAHVDRLCADFLTNPVIETYTWRVLE; translated from the coding sequence ATGCCGCGCGTCGCGATCGACGTCATGCTCAAGCCCGAGATCCTCGACCCCCAGGGTCGGGCGGTGGAGCGTGCGCTGCCGGGGCTCGGGTACGGCGGCGTCAGCCGGGTGCGGGTCGGGAAGCACCTGGAGCTGGACGTGGACGCCGCCGACGACGAACTGCCTGCTCACGTCGACCGGCTCTGCGCGGACTTCCTCACCAACCCGGTCATCGAGACCTACACCTGGCGTGTCCTGGAGTAG